One region of Chryseobacterium muglaense genomic DNA includes:
- a CDS encoding winged helix-turn-helix transcriptional regulator: MKESIEFQTENKEFTEECHTILTAVSDALYVIGGKWKLMIIIAMARGNKRFTEIQRQVTGISARVLSSELKDLELNGFIVKKVENGYPVSIEYELLPYSQTLEELVNAMTKWGIQHRQKLKAEISAKK; this comes from the coding sequence ATGAAAGAATCAATAGAATTTCAAACAGAAAACAAGGAGTTTACCGAAGAATGTCACACGATATTAACAGCAGTTTCAGACGCTTTATACGTTATCGGCGGTAAATGGAAACTAATGATTATCATCGCAATGGCGAGAGGAAATAAGCGGTTTACAGAAATCCAAAGACAAGTCACCGGAATTTCAGCACGTGTCCTTTCCAGCGAATTGAAAGATTTGGAACTCAATGGTTTTATCGTCAAAAAAGTGGAAAATGGTTATCCGGTAAGTATTGAATATGAATTACTTCCTTACAGTCAAACCTTAGAAGAATTGGTTAATGCGATGACAAAATGGGGAATTCAGCATCGCCAGAAGCTGAAAGCTGAAATATCTGCCAAGAAATAA
- a CDS encoding 3-oxoacyl-ACP reductase family protein, whose translation MESIKNKTAFVTGGSRGIGQEIVRKLFSEGVNVAFTYSNSENEANQLVLELSNEETKVIALKADSGNEKSIVDAINKAFETFGSLDILVNNAGVAINNMLPDVKMEDFDKMVAVNIKGVFVAMQTAAAIMNDGGRIITIGSAAAERSIFPSGAVYAMTKAAVAGLTRGIARDLAPRGITVNTVQPGPIETEMNPADSQFADIIRGYVALGHYGTKSDIAELVAFLANPSAKYITGTSINIDGGLVS comes from the coding sequence ATGGAATCTATTAAGAATAAAACAGCATTCGTAACTGGCGGGAGCCGTGGTATTGGACAGGAAATTGTACGTAAATTATTTTCAGAAGGCGTAAATGTTGCCTTTACCTATTCGAATTCAGAAAATGAAGCCAATCAATTAGTATTGGAATTATCAAATGAAGAAACTAAAGTTATTGCATTAAAAGCAGATAGCGGGAATGAAAAATCAATTGTTGATGCTATCAATAAAGCGTTTGAAACTTTTGGAAGTCTTGATATTTTAGTGAATAATGCAGGAGTCGCAATTAACAATATGCTTCCCGATGTTAAAATGGAAGATTTTGATAAGATGGTTGCCGTCAACATTAAAGGTGTTTTTGTTGCCATGCAGACAGCAGCGGCTATAATGAATGATGGTGGGAGAATAATAACGATCGGCAGCGCAGCTGCAGAAAGGTCCATCTTCCCGAGTGGTGCAGTTTACGCTATGACCAAAGCTGCAGTGGCAGGATTGACAAGAGGAATTGCACGTGACCTGGCACCCAGAGGTATTACTGTGAATACAGTTCAGCCTGGCCCGATTGAAACTGAAATGAATCCTGCGGATTCACAATTTGCCGACATCATCAGAGGTTACGTCGCATTGGGCCATTATGGAACTAAAAGTGATATTGCAGAATTGGTCGCATTCCTTGCAAATCCTTCTGCAAAATATATCACTGGTACTAGTATCAATATTGATGGCGGACTGGTAAGCTAG
- a CDS encoding winged helix-turn-helix transcriptional regulator encodes MKNNSKAEPQCSRCGIEYAFKRIGGKYKARILWNLKTGDQLRFGELLRTLPDVSTKMLTQALRELEIDNLIIRKVYHQVPPKVEYTLTESGRELLPFFKHLDDWASSQMANEVSSLDNE; translated from the coding sequence ATGAAAAATAATAGTAAAGCGGAGCCCCAGTGTTCAAGATGCGGGATAGAATATGCATTTAAGAGAATCGGTGGAAAATACAAGGCAAGAATTTTATGGAATCTTAAAACCGGTGACCAGCTTCGTTTTGGTGAGCTGCTTAGAACATTGCCTGATGTAAGTACAAAAATGCTTACCCAGGCATTAAGAGAGTTAGAAATCGATAACCTGATTATTCGCAAAGTTTATCATCAAGTACCTCCAAAAGTTGAATATACCTTAACTGAAAGCGGCAGAGAATTGCTTCCCTTTTTCAAACATTTGGATGATTGGGCTAGTTCTCAGATGGCGAATGAAGTTTCTTCATTGGATAATGAATAG
- a CDS encoding DoxX family protein → MSVKNLTAKKIITIGLTALTTIMVGISGLMKAIHLPWSVEGLAKTNLPNSATALGLMEISFIILFVFPKTMRIGFLLISCYFAGAMGTELSHDGSIFNPAVPLILVWICAFLRDRSVFFGTAESTVN, encoded by the coding sequence ATGTCAGTTAAAAATTTAACAGCGAAAAAAATAATCACAATCGGGCTTACGGCTTTAACTACGATTATGGTAGGGATAAGCGGTTTGATGAAAGCCATTCATCTGCCTTGGTCAGTAGAAGGTTTGGCTAAAACCAACTTGCCAAATTCCGCAACTGCATTGGGTTTAATGGAAATTTCCTTCATTATTTTATTTGTATTTCCAAAAACGATGCGCATAGGTTTCCTATTAATCAGCTGCTATTTTGCAGGTGCAATGGGAACAGAATTGTCACACGATGGCTCGATTTTTAATCCTGCAGTTCCATTAATATTAGTTTGGATATGCGCTTTTCTGCGTGACCGTTCAGTATTTTTCGGTACAGCTGAATCAACAGTAAACTAA
- a CDS encoding nuclear transport factor 2 family protein has translation MTLEILKTKEDLRNLIDDYAHLGDEKKIAEQMELFTSDLNYQVYMGGALVADVSGRETMERDFNLHSSEVKTYFTLNGQHTVKINDETASGVSYSQIKMIREIEGKDVLTDYSVKYDDHYVKINGKWLIKDRVAHFVILKSSNLL, from the coding sequence ATGACTTTAGAAATTTTAAAAACAAAAGAAGATTTAAGAAACTTAATCGATGATTATGCTCACTTAGGTGATGAGAAAAAGATTGCAGAACAGATGGAATTATTCACTTCAGATCTTAACTATCAAGTATATATGGGCGGGGCTCTGGTAGCAGATGTTTCAGGGAGAGAAACTATGGAGAGAGATTTTAATCTGCATTCTTCTGAAGTAAAAACATACTTTACTCTTAATGGACAGCACACGGTAAAAATCAATGACGAAACAGCATCAGGAGTTTCTTATAGTCAAATTAAAATGATCAGAGAAATTGAAGGAAAAGATGTTTTAACAGATTATAGTGTAAAATATGACGACCATTATGTTAAGATAAATGGAAAATGGCTTATCAAGGACAGAGTTGCACATTTTGTTATCTTGAAGTCAAGTAATTTACTTTAA
- a CDS encoding helix-turn-helix domain-containing protein has translation MKKNNTYFFNSISELHQFLNIKKSSHPLVSVVNLDDIAANICEEMDTIVYNFYTIYLKKNFDGKIKYGQQYYDYDDGIMTFFAPKQMFLLEENSSTKVAGWMLVFHPDFIQSYSLAKRIKEYGFFSYANNEALHLSDKEESTIGGLMQNLQQEIETMIDNYTQDVVVSHIDLLLNYCNRFYNRQFITRKKASNDLFLKFEDLLNDYYQNDDLSITGLPTVQYFSDKLSVSAHYLNDMLKNLTGQTTQQHIQNQLLEKAKELLSTTELSVSEIAYQLGFEYPQSFSKVFKNKTNQTPLEFRQSFN, from the coding sequence ATGAAAAAAAACAACACCTATTTTTTTAACTCAATTTCAGAACTTCATCAATTCCTGAATATCAAAAAATCCTCACACCCTTTGGTCAGTGTTGTAAATCTTGATGATATTGCTGCTAATATTTGTGAAGAAATGGATACAATTGTATATAATTTCTACACCATTTATTTGAAAAAGAATTTTGATGGAAAAATAAAATACGGGCAACAGTATTATGATTATGACGATGGCATAATGACCTTTTTTGCGCCAAAACAGATGTTTTTGCTGGAAGAAAACAGCTCTACAAAAGTGGCAGGTTGGATGCTTGTCTTTCATCCCGATTTTATTCAAAGTTATTCTTTGGCAAAACGTATCAAAGAATACGGGTTTTTCTCTTATGCCAATAATGAAGCATTACATCTTTCAGACAAAGAAGAATCCACTATAGGAGGATTAATGCAAAATCTGCAGCAGGAAATTGAAACAATGATAGACAATTACACGCAAGACGTGGTGGTTTCTCATATTGATTTATTGCTCAACTATTGCAACCGTTTTTACAATCGCCAATTCATCACACGAAAAAAAGCGTCAAACGATTTATTTTTAAAATTTGAAGATTTGTTGAATGATTATTATCAAAATGATGATTTAAGTATAACTGGCTTGCCAACGGTTCAATATTTTTCAGATAAGCTATCTGTATCGGCTCACTATCTGAACGATATGCTGAAAAATCTGACAGGACAAACTACACAGCAACATATTCAAAACCAGCTTTTGGAAAAAGCTAAAGAACTTTTATCTACAACAGAATTATCAGTTAGTGAAATCGCTTATCAGTTAGGCTTTGAATATCCGCAATCATTCAGCAAAGTATTTAAAAATAAAACAAATCAAACACCATTGGAGTTCAGACAATCGTTTAATTAA
- a CDS encoding aldo/keto reductase — protein MGNIKEVKLGSQGLVVPALGLGCMGMTTGFGGDIYGKADEKEAIATIRRSLELGGTFLDTADIYGPFLNERLISKAIQGEREKCIIASKFGYEIDDNGQGLWSINGSKSYVKKAVERSLKNLGTDYIDLYYLHRLDTNTPIEETVEAMGELVKEGKVKYIGLSEVSSETIRKAHQIHPLTAVQSEYSLFERQIEELGILDTLKELGIGLVAYSPVGRGFLNGKIQKPEDLSENDVKKIIPKYQGEQFYKNVALVNEIKKVAEEKNITSAQLAIAWVIAKGHTPIPGTKRVKYVEENIAAAGISLTQEDLNRLEKIVPLGNITGDRYEEGLMKGVNL, from the coding sequence ATGGGTAATATTAAAGAAGTAAAATTAGGAAGTCAGGGATTAGTAGTTCCTGCATTAGGTCTTGGTTGTATGGGTATGACAACAGGTTTTGGTGGAGATATTTATGGAAAAGCAGATGAAAAAGAAGCAATAGCGACCATTCGACGTTCATTAGAGCTGGGCGGTACTTTTTTGGACACAGCAGATATATATGGTCCTTTCCTTAACGAACGTCTAATTTCAAAAGCCATTCAGGGAGAAAGGGAGAAATGCATAATCGCTTCAAAATTTGGTTACGAAATTGACGATAACGGACAAGGTCTATGGTCTATAAATGGCAGTAAAAGCTATGTAAAAAAAGCCGTTGAACGTTCATTAAAAAATCTAGGTACTGATTATATCGACTTGTACTACCTTCACCGATTGGATACCAATACACCTATTGAAGAAACAGTAGAAGCAATGGGCGAATTGGTAAAAGAAGGGAAAGTAAAATATATCGGGCTTTCGGAAGTAAGTTCTGAAACCATCAGAAAGGCACACCAAATTCATCCCCTTACTGCAGTACAGTCTGAATACTCCTTGTTTGAAAGACAAATTGAAGAATTGGGCATTTTGGATACACTCAAAGAATTAGGTATTGGTTTAGTTGCCTATTCACCAGTTGGCAGAGGGTTTTTAAATGGTAAAATACAAAAGCCTGAAGATCTGAGTGAAAATGATGTTAAAAAAATTATACCAAAATATCAGGGTGAGCAGTTTTACAAAAATGTAGCGTTGGTAAATGAAATTAAAAAAGTAGCAGAAGAAAAAAACATTACATCTGCACAATTGGCAATTGCGTGGGTTATTGCAAAAGGACACACTCCAATTCCAGGTACAAAACGTGTGAAATATGTGGAAGAAAACATAGCTGCAGCAGGCATTTCGCTAACGCAGGAAGATTTAAACCGTTTAGAAAAAATTGTACCATTGGGAAATATAACCGGGGATAGATATGAGGAAGGTTTAATGAAAGGTGTTAACTTATAA
- a CDS encoding GNAT family protein, translating to MIIKPHSITNKQRQEILKLVEENAESISVHVYDKKSPIYNYLKTREVIKIGVYLSRIGSTGIDRTNIVLYTNDSGTVTGFILYHQVVNQTKDVAIICTIVSDKFRRKGILKVMMTELQNDYNSISLSCFLETTTIYSKFGFQIAEQWQTQVGMYYGYFDDGKIVTVDDELLDKTEPVLQALRNFQKNDPNWKQTVIVLNQRNEAESKKVEDFINKNFTK from the coding sequence ATGATTATTAAACCACATTCGATTACGAATAAACAGAGACAAGAAATATTGAAGCTTGTAGAAGAAAATGCTGAATCAATTAGTGTTCATGTTTATGATAAAAAAAGTCCGATTTATAATTATTTAAAAACTCGTGAAGTAATAAAAATTGGAGTGTATTTATCAAGAATTGGTTCTACTGGAATAGACAGAACCAATATAGTTCTCTATACTAATGATTCTGGTACAGTTACAGGATTTATACTTTATCATCAAGTCGTTAACCAAACTAAAGATGTTGCTATTATCTGTACAATCGTATCTGACAAATTTCGTAGGAAAGGTATATTAAAAGTAATGATGACAGAACTACAAAATGATTACAACAGCATTAGCTTGAGTTGTTTTCTTGAAACTACAACTATCTACTCAAAATTTGGTTTTCAAATAGCGGAACAGTGGCAGACTCAAGTTGGGATGTATTATGGCTATTTTGATGATGGTAAAATTGTTACTGTAGATGATGAATTATTGGATAAAACCGAACCAGTTTTACAAGCTCTTAGAAATTTTCAAAAAAACGATCCAAATTGGAAGCAAACAGTGATTGTTTTAAATCAGAGAAATGAAGCTGAAAGTAAAAAGGTGGAAGATTTTATCAATAAAAATTTTACTAAATAA
- a CDS encoding ISAon1 family transposase gives MENLFKISRKLRIRVKEITLDMAGSMKLITKKCFPNAVQVVDRFHVQKLATEALQDIRIRHRWEAIEKENTLLAEAKERKLKPEIEIFENGDTRKQLLARSRYLLYKTREKWTSSQKQRAEILFSQYPDIEKAYNLSDGLRKIYNQNIQKSVAMLKLARWFKEVEESGFKSFSVLMKTIMNHYSDILNYFDQRSTNASAESFNAKIKNFRLQLRGVRDKSFFLFRLSKLFA, from the coding sequence ATAGAAAACCTTTTTAAAATCAGTAGAAAACTGAGAATAAGAGTAAAAGAAATCACCCTTGATATGGCAGGCTCTATGAAGCTTATCACAAAAAAATGCTTCCCGAATGCTGTACAGGTTGTCGACCGTTTCCACGTTCAAAAGCTCGCTACAGAAGCATTGCAGGATATCAGAATCAGACATCGCTGGGAAGCCATTGAGAAAGAAAATACGCTTCTGGCAGAAGCAAAAGAAAGGAAGCTCAAGCCTGAAATCGAAATCTTCGAAAACGGAGATACCAGAAAGCAACTTTTGGCAAGAAGCCGCTACCTGCTTTATAAAACCAGAGAAAAATGGACGTCATCACAAAAGCAAAGAGCCGAAATCTTATTCTCACAATATCCAGATATAGAAAAGGCCTACAATTTATCTGATGGATTACGCAAAATTTATAATCAAAACATTCAAAAATCTGTAGCAATGCTTAAGCTGGCGCGTTGGTTTAAAGAAGTTGAAGAATCAGGTTTTAAGTCTTTTTCCGTGTTGATGAAAACAATTATGAATCATTACAGCGATATTCTAAATTACTTTGACCAAAGAAGTACAAATGCTTCAGCCGAGTCATTCAATGCTAAAATAAAGAACTTCAGATTACAACTTCGAGGCGTAAGAGATAAATCATTTTTTCTGTTCAGATTGTCAAAACTTTTTGCATAG
- a CDS encoding ISAon1 family transposase N-terminal region protein encodes MLNDAEILKLFLPELLIEHFEIVKFEEENKILHIYFEEKNTAPKEFSSLILQSKGFVPEITVDDFPLRGKIVKLHIKRRRWTDTKTDNIIQRDWSLIAKGTRMTTDFAEFLKKICRY; translated from the coding sequence ATGTTAAACGATGCTGAAATTCTTAAGTTATTTTTACCCGAACTCCTAATTGAACATTTTGAGATTGTGAAATTTGAAGAAGAAAATAAGATTTTACATATCTATTTTGAAGAGAAAAATACGGCTCCCAAAGAATTCTCATCACTCATTTTACAGTCAAAAGGTTTTGTTCCGGAAATTACCGTTGATGATTTTCCTCTTCGCGGAAAAATAGTGAAACTCCACATCAAACGCAGAAGATGGACTGACACTAAAACCGACAACATCATCCAAAGAGATTGGTCTCTCATCGCAAAAGGAACCCGCATGACAACAGATTTTGCGGAGTTCTTAAAAAAAATCTGCCGATACTAA
- a CDS encoding bestrophin family protein yields MNTNTHYKLKHFIPWTRAKIYKMLLLSIIPTLLFYFLELNWLAIPWVPIALLGTATAFISGFKNTQTYNRTWEARQIYGAIINSSRAFGIMVKDFVRNNDKVKESELHKEIIYRHFAWLTALRFQLRETKSWENVKTRSYYKEYLKYYTVPEWETDLSEELKPFLSEKELGYILSTKNRATQILATQSEHLRKLNEEGLISNYNYVALENQLKDLYDQQGKCERIKNFPYPRQFTSVNLYFTNMLCFLLPFGFLGEFSKMIEKFGEHIIWLTVPFSVLIGWVFLVLEQIGESTENPFEGNPNDVPITQITRNIEIDLREMLGETVLPPALQPVNNILM; encoded by the coding sequence ATGAATACAAATACTCATTACAAGCTTAAGCACTTTATTCCCTGGACACGTGCTAAAATTTATAAAATGCTTCTGCTAAGCATAATTCCTACACTTCTTTTTTATTTTTTAGAACTAAACTGGTTGGCGATTCCATGGGTTCCGATTGCGTTGTTGGGAACGGCAACCGCTTTCATCTCAGGATTCAAGAATACGCAAACCTATAACCGAACCTGGGAAGCAAGGCAAATTTATGGAGCCATCATCAACAGCAGTCGTGCCTTCGGAATTATGGTGAAAGATTTTGTAAGAAATAATGATAAAGTGAAAGAATCTGAACTTCACAAGGAAATTATTTACCGTCATTTTGCCTGGCTTACTGCACTGAGATTTCAGTTGAGAGAAACCAAAAGTTGGGAAAATGTAAAAACAAGAAGCTATTACAAAGAATATCTGAAATATTACACAGTCCCGGAGTGGGAAACCGACTTATCTGAAGAGCTTAAACCTTTTCTTTCTGAAAAAGAGTTAGGTTATATTTTATCAACCAAGAACAGAGCGACACAAATTTTGGCAACTCAGTCTGAGCATTTGAGAAAACTTAATGAGGAAGGCTTGATTTCAAATTATAATTATGTGGCTTTAGAAAATCAGTTGAAAGATCTTTACGATCAACAAGGGAAATGCGAGCGAATTAAAAACTTCCCATATCCTAGACAGTTTACGAGCGTCAATTTATATTTTACCAATATGCTATGTTTTTTGCTGCCGTTTGGTTTTTTGGGAGAGTTTTCGAAAATGATTGAGAAATTCGGGGAACATATTATTTGGCTTACCGTTCCTTTCAGTGTTTTGATAGGCTGGGTTTTCCTTGTTTTGGAACAAATTGGTGAAAGTACCGAAAATCCTTTTGAAGGAAATCCCAACGATGTACCGATTACTCAAATCACCAGAAATATTGAAATCGATCTTCGGGAAATGCTTGGTGAAACGGTTCTTCCGCCTGCATTGCAGCCTGTCAATAATATTTTAATGTAA
- a CDS encoding Na+/H+ antiporter, whose protein sequence is MHHSILLVLGLLFSVFMLVMLAQRIKVAYPIFLVIAGLGISFIPGIPHVGLDPEIIFLIFLPPLLYEAAWYTSWTDFWKWKRPIALLAFGLVFFTSTIVAYFTSSFIPGFTLALGFLLGGIISPPDAVAAATVLKGMGVPKRLMTILEGESLVNDASSLIVFKFALLAVITGTFSMQEATGQFFLVAGMGIVVGLVGAHIMYVIHRFLPTTPAIDAALTVMTPYILFLSAEQFHFSGVMAVVTGGLFISWRSHEIFKTGSTRLNMLGVWTTLIFVMNAVVFVLIGLELPQIIESLGKYSVWQGIKYGAIVSLIIILLRFLWVFPIAHIPRWLSSKARQYPSPGWKGPVVISWAGMRGVVSLATALSIPFYLDDKGTLFPQRNLIIFITFVVIFITLVFQGLTLPLIIKLIKLKEIDTIVPEEEQKTGIQLILDNTALQIVNKKYEGELNDNELVSFYRSNLESDIQVANKRLESLECDETEHREIKKYHHLLLEIYAIQRKELFRMRKEKLFSDEEIRKAELQLDLNELKITGGGH, encoded by the coding sequence ATGCATCATTCTATATTGTTGGTCTTAGGACTTTTGTTTTCTGTATTTATGCTGGTAATGTTAGCTCAGCGTATCAAAGTGGCTTATCCTATTTTTCTTGTTATTGCAGGTTTGGGAATCAGTTTTATTCCGGGAATTCCACACGTTGGTTTGGATCCGGAAATCATATTTCTGATATTTTTACCGCCATTATTATATGAAGCGGCTTGGTACACTTCATGGACGGATTTTTGGAAATGGAAACGCCCAATTGCTTTACTGGCTTTTGGTTTGGTATTTTTCACGTCAACAATTGTTGCTTATTTTACCTCTTCTTTCATTCCTGGGTTTACGCTTGCTTTAGGATTTCTTTTAGGTGGAATTATTTCACCGCCCGATGCAGTTGCAGCGGCTACAGTTTTAAAAGGAATGGGCGTTCCGAAAAGATTGATGACGATTCTGGAAGGTGAAAGTTTGGTAAATGATGCGTCATCGTTAATCGTTTTTAAATTTGCCTTACTTGCCGTAATTACGGGAACTTTTTCAATGCAGGAAGCAACCGGACAGTTTTTCCTAGTTGCAGGAATGGGAATTGTAGTAGGTCTTGTTGGTGCCCATATTATGTATGTCATTCATCGGTTTTTACCTACAACTCCGGCAATTGATGCGGCTTTAACGGTAATGACGCCCTATATTTTATTTCTTTCAGCAGAACAGTTTCATTTTTCAGGAGTAATGGCAGTCGTTACAGGTGGATTATTCATTTCGTGGCGTTCTCATGAGATTTTTAAGACCGGAAGCACAAGATTAAATATGCTTGGAGTTTGGACGACCTTAATTTTTGTAATGAATGCTGTCGTTTTCGTATTGATCGGATTAGAACTTCCTCAAATTATTGAATCTTTGGGGAAATATTCAGTTTGGCAAGGTATAAAATATGGAGCAATTGTAAGTTTAATCATTATTTTACTGAGATTTTTATGGGTTTTTCCTATTGCACATATTCCGAGATGGCTGAGTTCAAAAGCAAGACAATATCCTTCCCCAGGCTGGAAAGGTCCTGTTGTAATCAGTTGGGCAGGCATGAGAGGAGTTGTTTCATTAGCGACTGCGCTTTCAATTCCGTTTTATCTTGATGATAAAGGAACTCTTTTTCCACAACGTAATCTTATTATTTTTATCACCTTCGTCGTGATATTCATTACTTTGGTTTTTCAGGGTTTGACTTTACCTTTAATTATTAAATTAATTAAACTTAAAGAAATCGATACTATTGTTCCTGAGGAAGAGCAAAAAACAGGTATTCAGCTTATTTTAGATAATACAGCACTTCAGATAGTCAATAAAAAATATGAAGGTGAATTGAATGATAACGAACTGGTTTCTTTTTATAGATCTAATTTAGAATCTGATATTCAGGTTGCCAATAAACGATTGGAATCCTTAGAATGCGACGAAACCGAACATCGGGAAATCAAAAAATATCATCATCTGCTTTTAGAAATTTATGCTATTCAAAGGAAAGAATTATTCAGAATGAGAAAAGAAAAGCTTTTTTCGGATGAAGAAATCCGTAAAGCAGAGCTTCAGCTTGATTTGAATGAACTGAAAATCACAGGAGGAGGTCATTAA